From a single Ciconia boyciana chromosome 4, ASM3463844v1, whole genome shotgun sequence genomic region:
- the LOC140650795 gene encoding endogenous retrovirus group V member 2 Env polyprotein-like: MHCRGHLKGNTDQEKATDGPCKLPDGYWCLCGDGISRKRLPAGWKGMCTIGHLVSQDRIYNQSQIPRGIWRTSWKRAKREDNPLAIRGTKFHSFVRWFLPWLGVSELEKAMVNISAVLERMENLTINTIKKLQMKVSSLSKVVLQNRMALDLLTAKEGGVCMIINTSCCAYINKDKQIEADLNALREKARIFQEVSSDDTSLGLRDLWDKLTSWLPNFGWLKQLLIGFITLAILGIFVCVFLKCFLWCHRNSAETYSDWKRNKIRHQVERGRYFTQTLEKDEML; this comes from the exons ATGCACTGCCGAGGACACCTGAAGGGTAACACTGACCAGGAAAAAG CTACCGACGGACCCTGCAAACTACCCGATGGGTATTGGTGCCTGTGTGGTGATGGTATCAGCAGAAAGCGACTCCCTGCAGGATGGAAGGGAATGTGTACCATAGGTCATTTAGTTAGTCAGGATCGAATATATAATCAGTCCCAAATACCTAGGGGTATTTGGAGAACGTCCTGGAAACGGGCTAAGCGAGAAGACAACCCACTTGCAATTAGGGGAACAAAATTTCATAGCTTTGTTAGATGGTTCTTACCGTGGCTAGGAGTAAGCGAGCTAGAAAAGGCCATGGTAAATATCTCCGCAGTTCTAGAGCGGATGGAAAATTTAAccataaatactataaaaaaattacagatgaAAGTATCTTCCCTTAGTAAGGTTGTGTTGCAAAATCGAATGGCATTAGATTTATTGACTGCCAAAGAAGGAGGTGTATGTATGATCATTAATACCAGTTGCTGTGCATATATCAATAAAGATAAGCAGATAGAAGCAGATCTAAATGCACTCCGGGAGAAAGCACGAATATTCCAGGAAGTATCTTCGGATGATACTTCATTGGGGCTTCGAGATTTATGGGATAAATTGACTTCTTGGCTTCCCAACTTTGGATGGTTGAAACAATTACTCATTGGATTCATTACTTTGGCTATTTTaggaatatttgtttgtgtatttcttaagtgttttctttggtgtCACCGGAATTCAGCAGAGACGTACAGtgattggaaaagaaacaagattagGCATCAAGTAGAAAGGGGAAGGTATTTTACTCAGACccttgaaaaggatgaaatgttatga